One window from the genome of Dyella sp. A6 encodes:
- the msrB gene encoding peptide-methionine (R)-S-oxide reductase MsrB: protein MSRIDDVVVMERRRFLRSALVGGAVLVTGGSLALPRLLAAGADTWPPGLIHTTPGMVLLEVFADDGRDLGRKRLPRLVLSDAEWHRRLSPAAFDIMRRSGTERAFSGPHERPAARGIYRCAGCATALFDDATQFDSGTGWPSFWQPISHLNVIERNDDSLGMERTEVRCARCESHLGHVFDDGPRPTGLRYCMNSLALHFVARTAG, encoded by the coding sequence ATGTCACGCATCGATGATGTTGTCGTCATGGAACGCCGCCGTTTCCTTCGCTCGGCCTTGGTCGGTGGAGCGGTCCTGGTCACTGGCGGCAGCCTGGCACTGCCACGCCTGCTTGCAGCCGGTGCCGACACCTGGCCACCCGGGCTGATCCACACCACTCCCGGCATGGTGCTGCTGGAAGTGTTCGCCGACGACGGCCGCGACCTGGGCCGGAAACGCCTGCCCCGGCTCGTGCTGAGCGACGCCGAATGGCATCGGCGACTGTCGCCGGCGGCCTTCGACATCATGCGTCGCAGCGGCACCGAGCGTGCCTTCAGCGGTCCGCACGAACGCCCCGCCGCACGCGGTATCTATCGCTGCGCAGGCTGCGCCACGGCCCTGTTCGACGACGCGACCCAGTTCGACTCCGGCACCGGCTGGCCCAGCTTCTGGCAGCCGATATCCCATCTCAACGTGATCGAACGCAACGACGACAGCCTTGGCATGGAACGTACCGAGGTGCGCTGTGCCCGCTGCGAAAGTCACCTCGGCCACGTCTTCGACGACGGCCCGCGCCCGAC